A stretch of the Psychroserpens sp. Hel_I_66 genome encodes the following:
- a CDS encoding NAD(P)/FAD-dependent oxidoreductase has translation MIKQLQLRITLQEERQEDILIKKASQALHVKMEDISAVKVLRKSIDARKKTIILNYKVEVFINEQPAENSEYKFDYKDVSDAKPIHIIGFGPAGMWAALRCIELGFKPIVLERGKNVQDRRRDLKAINQDHFVNEDSNYCFGEGGAGTYSDGKLYTRSLKRGDVRKIFENLVFHGATDQILVDAHPHIGTNKLPKVVKNIRETILKFGGEIHFETRVADFNIKNKTIKSLTLQNGNEIDVQKVILATGHSARDIYYLLNDKNIKLQAKSFAMGVRVEHPQQIIDGIQYHCKGEQRDELLPAASYSLVNQINDRGVYSFCMCPGGFIVPAATANGEVVVNGMSPSKRNNEFANSGIVVEINAEKDLYKYEQYGELKGLEFQKDLERLAFTAGGRTQTAPAQRLTDFVEGKLSVNLNPTSYQPGLNSAPMHSLLPKLIGSSLRKGFKAFGEKMHGYYTSEANIIGVESRTSSPVNIPRNEHLAHPEITNLFPCGEGGGYAGGIISAAMDGERCAEAACI, from the coding sequence ATGATCAAACAACTCCAACTCCGCATTACACTTCAAGAAGAACGACAAGAGGATATTTTGATCAAAAAAGCCTCGCAAGCATTACATGTTAAAATGGAAGACATTTCCGCAGTAAAAGTGCTACGGAAATCAATAGACGCCAGAAAAAAAACCATCATTTTAAACTATAAAGTCGAGGTTTTCATAAACGAGCAACCTGCTGAAAATTCTGAATATAAATTTGATTACAAAGATGTATCCGATGCAAAACCAATTCACATCATCGGTTTTGGACCTGCAGGAATGTGGGCAGCTTTGCGATGTATAGAACTTGGATTTAAGCCCATAGTATTAGAACGTGGTAAAAATGTACAAGATAGACGACGTGATTTAAAGGCCATAAACCAAGATCATTTTGTAAATGAAGACTCCAATTATTGCTTTGGTGAAGGAGGAGCTGGCACATACAGTGATGGGAAATTATATACCAGAAGTCTTAAGCGTGGCGATGTTAGGAAAATTTTTGAAAATCTCGTATTTCATGGTGCAACAGATCAAATTCTCGTAGATGCACATCCACATATTGGCACGAATAAACTTCCAAAAGTGGTAAAGAATATTCGTGAAACGATTTTAAAATTTGGTGGTGAAATTCATTTTGAAACACGTGTGGCCGATTTCAATATTAAAAATAAAACTATTAAATCACTTACTCTTCAAAACGGAAATGAGATAGACGTCCAAAAAGTCATCCTGGCAACAGGGCACTCTGCTCGTGATATTTATTATTTATTGAATGATAAAAACATCAAGTTACAGGCAAAATCGTTTGCGATGGGAGTTCGTGTAGAGCATCCGCAACAAATTATAGACGGGATTCAATACCATTGCAAAGGAGAGCAAAGAGATGAGCTTCTTCCTGCAGCATCGTACAGCTTGGTTAATCAAATCAATGACCGAGGTGTATATTCGTTTTGCATGTGCCCAGGAGGTTTTATCGTACCTGCAGCCACTGCGAATGGCGAAGTGGTCGTCAACGGTATGTCACCATCAAAGCGTAATAATGAGTTCGCAAATTCTGGAATCGTCGTAGAAATAAATGCAGAAAAAGATCTTTATAAATATGAACAATATGGCGAATTAAAAGGCTTAGAGTTTCAAAAAGATTTAGAGCGTTTGGCATTTACTGCTGGTGGCAGAACACAAACCGCGCCTGCACAAAGACTTACCGATTTTGTTGAAGGCAAGCTATCTGTAAATTTAAATCCTACCTCCTACCAACCAGGCTTGAACTCTGCTCCAATGCACTCCCTTCTACCAAAATTAATTGGAAGCTCTCTTCGGAAAGGTTTTAAAGCCTTTGGAGAAAAAATGCATGGATATTACACCTCCGAAGCAAATATTATAGGAGTCGAATCCAGAACCTCATCTCCCGTTAATATCCCAAGAAACGAACATTTAGCGCATCCCGAAATCACAAACCTCTTCCCATGTGGCGAAGGTGGTGGATATGCTGGCGGAATCATTTCTGCAGCAATGGATGGTGAGCGATGTGCTGAGGCTGCGTGCATTTAA
- a CDS encoding DegT/DnrJ/EryC1/StrS family aminotransferase yields the protein MKKIQMVDLKGQYTKIKEEVDSSVLEVLDSTAYINGPRVHEFQKNLETYLGVKHVIPCANGTDALQIAMMGLGLKPGDEVITADFTFAATVEVIALLQLTPVLVDVDPVTFNIDVEAIKNAITPKTKAIVPVHLFGMCANMEAIMQIAKEHNLYVIEDNAQAIGSNYTYSNGKKAKAGTIGHVASTSFFPSKNLGCYGDGGAIFTNDDDLAHTIRGIVNHGMYERYHHDVVGVNSRLDSVQAAILDIKLKRLDDYNTARRKAARAYNHAFAGQDQIVIPTGRDVCSGICDTCDCHVFHQYTLRILNGKRDELVKHLNENGIPCGVYYPIPLHRQKAYLDERYNERDFSVTNQLVKEVISLPMHTELDAEQIEFITSTVINFVNS from the coding sequence ATGAAAAAAATTCAAATGGTTGACCTAAAAGGTCAATATACCAAAATTAAAGAAGAGGTAGACAGCTCTGTTTTGGAGGTTTTAGATTCTACAGCTTACATAAACGGACCAAGAGTCCATGAGTTTCAAAAAAATTTAGAAACGTATTTAGGAGTTAAACACGTCATCCCATGTGCCAATGGTACAGATGCATTACAAATTGCAATGATGGGATTGGGTTTAAAGCCAGGAGATGAGGTTATTACTGCAGATTTTACCTTTGCTGCAACTGTTGAGGTGATTGCACTATTGCAATTAACTCCGGTTCTAGTAGATGTTGATCCCGTAACATTCAATATAGATGTTGAGGCAATCAAAAATGCAATCACTCCAAAAACCAAAGCAATTGTCCCGGTTCATCTTTTTGGGATGTGTGCCAATATGGAAGCGATTATGCAAATTGCTAAAGAACATAATCTCTATGTCATTGAAGATAATGCACAAGCCATTGGATCAAATTACACTTATAGTAATGGTAAAAAAGCAAAGGCTGGTACGATAGGTCATGTCGCTTCAACGTCATTTTTTCCATCAAAAAATTTGGGATGCTATGGTGATGGAGGTGCGATTTTCACAAATGATGATGATTTGGCCCACACTATTAGAGGTATAGTAAATCACGGTATGTATGAACGTTATCACCATGATGTGGTAGGTGTGAATTCGCGATTAGATTCTGTTCAAGCTGCAATTTTAGATATTAAATTAAAGCGACTTGATGATTATAATACTGCAAGACGAAAAGCAGCGAGAGCCTATAATCACGCATTTGCAGGTCAAGATCAAATCGTGATTCCAACAGGAAGAGATGTGTGTTCTGGTATTTGTGATACCTGTGACTGTCATGTTTTCCATCAATATACCTTGCGAATCTTAAACGGTAAACGTGATGAATTAGTAAAGCATTTAAATGAGAATGGAATTCCCTGCGGTGTATATTATCCAATTCCGCTGCATCGTCAAAAAGCTTATCTGGACGAAAGATATAACGAAAGAGATTTTTCGGTAACCAACCAACTTGTTAAAGAAGTCATTTCCTTGCCAATGCATACCGAGTTGGATGCAGAGCAAATAGAGTTCATTACATCAACCGTTATCAATTTTGTAAATTCTTAA
- a CDS encoding 3-deoxy-D-manno-octulosonic acid transferase: MYNLGISLLSFFLKLISPFNSKIKLGVDGRKKTFKILASSIKDGDRTFWFHCASLGEYEQGLPVFEILRERYPIHKIVLTFFSPSGYEIRKNTTVADVVAYLPLDTTKNAKRFLDLVNPEFTIFVKYDIWANLLLELKRRQKRAILISANFRRNQIYFKSYGDKQKRALFAFEHIFTQNEISKSLLNSINYNSVTITGDTRFDRVSNQLLIDNEIDFISRFKGRSTCLVIGSSWEEDESILIPYINANASENLKFIIAPHEINSRHIQSIVSKLSTKNILFSERTDKDLNDFDVFVIDTIGLLSKIYSYADIAYVGGAMGKTGLHNILEPAVFGVPIIIGKNHSKFPEASNMIENAGVISVENEKDLNTILNDLISNYELRNSLGNKNLEFIKENKGAVIQISNYIRI, encoded by the coding sequence TTGTACAACCTAGGGATCTCATTACTTTCATTTTTTTTAAAGCTTATTTCACCTTTTAATTCTAAAATTAAATTGGGTGTTGATGGTCGTAAAAAAACCTTCAAGATCTTAGCAAGCTCTATAAAAGATGGCGACAGAACGTTTTGGTTTCATTGTGCATCTCTTGGTGAATATGAACAAGGCCTACCCGTTTTTGAAATATTAAGAGAGCGCTATCCAATTCACAAAATTGTTCTTACGTTTTTTTCTCCATCTGGTTATGAAATTAGAAAAAACACAACAGTTGCAGATGTTGTTGCATATCTTCCCTTAGACACTACAAAAAATGCCAAACGTTTTTTAGATCTCGTTAACCCAGAATTTACAATTTTTGTAAAATATGACATATGGGCAAATTTGCTATTGGAGTTAAAGCGAAGACAAAAACGAGCGATTTTGATATCGGCAAATTTCAGAAGAAATCAAATTTATTTTAAGAGTTATGGTGATAAGCAAAAGCGAGCGTTATTTGCTTTTGAACATATCTTTACCCAAAATGAAATCTCAAAATCACTCCTTAATTCTATAAACTATAATAGTGTTACGATTACTGGTGACACCAGATTTGATAGGGTTAGCAATCAATTATTAATTGATAATGAGATTGATTTTATCTCGAGATTTAAAGGTAGAAGTACTTGCTTGGTTATTGGGAGTTCTTGGGAAGAGGATGAGTCCATTTTAATACCTTATATAAATGCCAATGCTTCGGAAAATTTAAAATTCATCATTGCTCCGCATGAAATCAATAGTCGCCATATTCAATCTATTGTTTCTAAATTGAGTACAAAAAACATTTTATTTTCTGAAAGAACTGATAAAGATTTGAATGATTTTGATGTTTTCGTAATTGATACCATTGGCTTGCTTTCAAAAATTTACAGTTATGCAGATATTGCATACGTTGGTGGTGCGATGGGAAAAACGGGCTTACATAATATCTTAGAACCTGCGGTATTTGGAGTGCCAATTATAATTGGGAAAAATCACAGCAAATTCCCAGAGGCTTCGAATATGATTGAGAATGCTGGAGTGATTTCCGTAGAAAATGAAAAGGATTTAAACACAATTTTAAACGACCTTATATCTAATTATGAATTGCGCAACTCGCTGGGCAATAAAAATTTAGAGTTTATCAAAGAAAATAAAGGTGCTGTCATCCAAATTAGCAACTACATACGTATATAA
- the lspA gene encoding signal peptidase II: MKISKPLGIILIIAVNIAIDQISKVLVRANFAYGETKRLIGDVFVMQYVENTGAFLGMGSDMNPTLKLILLLILPTLVLGYLIYYILTNKDLDKVSIIALSCIAGGGIANVFDRIVFKSVTDFFHIDLGGVFRTGIFNVADMSVTFGMIALLLATIVFKKKNKA; encoded by the coding sequence ATGAAAATATCAAAACCTTTAGGTATCATCTTAATTATTGCGGTTAATATTGCCATTGATCAAATTTCAAAAGTATTGGTTCGCGCTAATTTTGCTTATGGCGAAACAAAGCGATTGATAGGAGATGTATTTGTAATGCAGTACGTAGAAAATACTGGTGCATTTTTAGGTATGGGAAGTGACATGAATCCTACTCTAAAACTTATATTGCTTCTTATACTTCCTACTTTGGTTCTTGGTTATTTGATTTATTATATTTTGACAAATAAAGATTTAGACAAAGTAAGTATCATAGCTTTGAGCTGTATTGCTGGAGGCGGTATTGCGAATGTTTTTGACCGTATTGTATTTAAATCGGTTACCGACTTTTTCCATATTGATTTAGGAGGTGTCTTTAGAACAGGAATTTTTAACGTCGCAGATATGTCTGTTACATTTGGAATGATAGCTCTTCTATTGGCGACAATAGTTTTTAAAAAGAAAAATAAAGCATAA
- a CDS encoding sugar porter family MFS transporter, which translates to MNKQTYLILIAAVSALGGLLFGYDTGVINGAQFFLSKYFDLDAATKGWVVGSALLGCFVGAIVAGPLSIKIGRKWSLIISAILFSMSAWGSGLPEIFPETVSVLVIFRIIGGLGIGIASMNAPMYIAEIAPSNIRGRMVTYYQLAIVIGFFVVFLATYFIGNGLTEAENIQFGWKRMFWSELIPSGLFLILMFFIPKSPRWLALKGEDYKALAILNKIHGEEEALIEIQEIKRSLDAEDNKIKVNYFSKGILAIIVIGTVLSMLQQFTGINAVLYYGADIFEKALGFGKDDVLKQQILLAFVNLVFTFIAMFTVDKFGRKPLLYIGSVGMILGFLLLALSLQFNAVGVISLIGVLIFIASFALSMGPVVWVLLSEMFPNKIRSVAMSVAVAAQWAANYMVSQSFPVVMDSELNNSATWSGALPYYIFIGFIILIAIITYKFIPETKGKSLEEIESFWK; encoded by the coding sequence ATGAATAAACAAACTTATTTAATACTTATTGCTGCTGTGTCGGCATTAGGTGGATTACTATTTGGATATGATACAGGTGTAATTAATGGTGCACAGTTTTTTTTAAGTAAATATTTTGATTTAGATGCAGCTACCAAAGGTTGGGTTGTAGGAAGTGCTTTATTAGGGTGTTTTGTAGGAGCTATCGTTGCTGGTCCGTTAAGTATAAAGATTGGGCGTAAATGGTCTTTGATTATTTCTGCAATACTTTTTTCAATGTCTGCATGGGGCTCTGGATTACCAGAAATATTCCCAGAGACAGTATCTGTTCTTGTAATATTTAGAATTATTGGAGGTCTTGGTATTGGGATTGCGTCAATGAATGCGCCAATGTATATTGCCGAAATTGCGCCAAGTAACATTAGGGGACGCATGGTGACCTATTACCAGTTAGCCATCGTTATTGGATTTTTTGTGGTGTTCTTAGCCACCTATTTTATAGGAAACGGATTAACTGAGGCTGAAAATATTCAATTTGGGTGGAAACGTATGTTTTGGTCAGAATTGATACCTAGCGGGTTGTTTTTAATTCTTATGTTCTTTATACCAAAAAGCCCACGTTGGCTTGCATTAAAAGGTGAAGATTATAAAGCATTGGCTATATTGAATAAAATACATGGTGAAGAAGAAGCGTTAATAGAAATACAGGAAATCAAACGTTCTCTCGATGCGGAAGATAATAAGATCAAGGTCAATTATTTTTCAAAGGGTATTTTGGCGATAATTGTTATTGGTACTGTTTTGTCAATGTTACAGCAGTTTACAGGTATTAATGCAGTACTTTATTATGGAGCAGATATCTTTGAAAAAGCATTAGGTTTTGGTAAGGATGATGTTCTTAAACAACAAATTCTATTGGCATTTGTTAATCTAGTCTTTACATTCATCGCTATGTTTACAGTAGATAAATTTGGTAGAAAGCCATTACTTTATATAGGATCTGTTGGGATGATTTTAGGGTTTTTACTTTTAGCTTTATCACTTCAGTTTAATGCAGTTGGAGTAATATCGTTAATAGGAGTATTGATATTTATAGCATCTTTCGCATTATCAATGGGACCTGTAGTTTGGGTTTTATTATCAGAAATGTTTCCTAATAAAATTAGAAGTGTAGCCATGTCTGTAGCTGTTGCAGCGCAATGGGCTGCAAACTATATGGTTTCACAATCTTTCCCTGTTGTGATGGATAGTGAATTGAACAATAGTGCAACTTGGAGTGGAGCACTACCTTATTATATATTTATTGGCTTCATTATATTGATTGCAATAATTACATATAAGTTTATCCCAGAAACAAAAGGAAAATCCCTTGAGGAGATTGAAAGTTTTTGGAAGTAG
- the fabD gene encoding ACP S-malonyltransferase — MNAYIFPGQGAQFSGMGLDLYENSPLAQELFEKANDILGFHITDIMFEGSAEDLKETKVTQPAIFLHSVILAKTLGDNFKPDMVAGHSLGEFSALVAAGALTFEDGLKLVSQRAQAMQKACELQPSTMAAVLGLDDDIVEKICATTEGVVVAANYNCPGQLVISGEVEAINKACETLKEEGARRALVLPVGGAFHSPLMEPAREELAAAIENTTFSKPNCPIYQNVTATAITDENEIKANLISQLTAPVRWTQSVQQMIADGASHFTEVGPGKVLQGLVKKIHRDAETASATLETNA; from the coding sequence ATGAATGCATATATATTTCCAGGTCAAGGTGCTCAATTCTCAGGAATGGGACTTGACTTATACGAAAATTCACCACTGGCACAAGAGCTTTTTGAAAAAGCAAATGATATTTTAGGATTTCATATCACAGATATCATGTTTGAAGGTTCTGCTGAAGATCTAAAAGAAACTAAGGTGACGCAACCTGCCATATTTTTACATTCGGTAATTCTAGCAAAAACTTTGGGTGACAACTTCAAACCAGATATGGTTGCAGGACATTCGCTTGGAGAATTCTCTGCACTAGTTGCTGCTGGAGCTCTTACTTTTGAAGACGGATTAAAGCTCGTATCGCAACGTGCGCAAGCCATGCAAAAAGCATGCGAACTGCAACCAAGTACGATGGCTGCAGTTTTAGGGCTGGATGATGATATCGTTGAAAAAATATGTGCCACTACGGAAGGTGTTGTGGTTGCTGCAAATTATAACTGTCCAGGTCAATTAGTTATTTCAGGGGAAGTTGAAGCTATTAACAAAGCATGTGAAACTTTAAAAGAAGAGGGTGCAAGACGTGCTTTAGTACTACCTGTTGGAGGCGCATTTCATTCTCCTTTAATGGAGCCTGCACGAGAAGAATTGGCTGCAGCTATTGAAAATACAACATTTAGCAAACCTAATTGCCCAATATATCAAAATGTAACTGCAACCGCTATTACAGATGAAAACGAAATTAAAGCGAATTTAATTTCTCAATTAACCGCTCCTGTTCGTTGGACGCAATCTGTACAACAAATGATTGCAGATGGCGCATCACATTTCACTGAGGTTGGTCCAGGTAAAGTATTGCAAGGACTTGTGAAAAAAATTCATAGAGATGCAGAAACTGCTTCTGCAACTTTAGAAACTAACGCATAA
- the galE gene encoding UDP-glucose 4-epimerase GalE encodes MKKILVTGGLGFIGSHTVVELQNEGFEVLLIDDLSNSSESVLDGITSITGKKPTFTKLDLKERSSVENFFKQHEDISGVIHFAASKAVGESVEKPLLYYENNLNTLIYILKEVIGLKDSNIIFSSSCTVYGQAEKMPITEQAPTQPAESPYGNTKQIGEEIIKDTCRASVHLKAIALRYFNPIGAHSSAKIGELPIGVPQNLVPFITQTAAGLRDCLSVFGDDYPTKDGTCIRDYIHVVDLAKAHVIALKRLLNKDNTSNFETFNIGTGVGSSVLEVIKSFENVSGKSLNYKIAPRREGDVISAFADTEKANTKLGWKAQSSLDDAMRSAWKWEQKIRNL; translated from the coding sequence ATGAAAAAAATTCTAGTTACAGGAGGACTTGGTTTTATAGGTTCACATACTGTCGTGGAGTTGCAAAATGAAGGTTTTGAGGTTCTATTAATTGATGATTTATCTAATTCTTCGGAAAGCGTCTTGGATGGAATTACATCCATTACAGGAAAAAAGCCAACGTTTACAAAACTTGATTTAAAAGAAAGATCTTCCGTAGAAAATTTCTTTAAACAACATGAGGATATTTCTGGTGTTATTCATTTTGCTGCTAGTAAGGCTGTTGGAGAGAGTGTTGAAAAGCCATTGCTTTATTACGAGAACAATTTAAATACGCTTATTTATATCCTAAAGGAAGTAATCGGCTTAAAAGATTCAAATATCATATTTAGTTCTTCATGTACGGTTTATGGTCAGGCAGAAAAAATGCCAATTACAGAGCAGGCTCCTACTCAACCTGCAGAGTCTCCTTATGGTAACACTAAACAAATTGGTGAAGAAATAATAAAGGACACTTGTAGGGCCAGTGTACATCTTAAAGCAATTGCTTTGAGATACTTTAACCCAATAGGAGCACATTCTAGTGCAAAAATTGGAGAATTGCCAATTGGTGTACCACAAAACTTAGTTCCTTTTATAACCCAAACAGCAGCTGGTTTGCGTGATTGTCTTTCGGTTTTTGGAGATGATTATCCAACAAAGGATGGTACGTGTATTCGAGATTATATACATGTTGTAGATTTAGCAAAAGCACACGTAATTGCTCTAAAGCGGTTACTTAACAAAGATAATACATCAAATTTTGAAACCTTTAATATTGGCACAGGTGTGGGCAGTTCTGTACTTGAGGTCATAAAATCTTTTGAGAATGTTTCGGGTAAATCACTAAATTATAAAATTGCTCCAAGACGAGAAGGCGATGTGATTTCAGCATTTGCAGATACAGAAAAAGCAAACACCAAATTAGGTTGGAAAGCTCAATCCAGTCTTGATGATGCAATGCGTTCTGCGTGGAAGTGGGAACAGAAAATTAGAAATCTATAA
- a CDS encoding thymidylate synthase, producing the protein MKQYHDLVKHVLEQGNEKGDRTGTGTKSVFGYQMRFDLNEGFPMVTTKKLHLKSIIYELLWFLKGDTNINYLTENGVRIWNDWADENGDLGPVYGHQWRNWNNDDIDQIKDVIEQLKSNPNSRRMMVSAWNPSVLPDTSKSFSENVANGKAALPPCHAFFQFYVADGKLSCQLYQRSADIFLGVPFNIASYALFTMMMAQVCGYQAGEFIHTFGDAHIYSNHYEQLELQLSRDIRPLPKMKINPEVKDIFDFKFEDFTLEDYNPHPHIKGAVAV; encoded by the coding sequence ATGAAACAATACCACGACTTAGTAAAACACGTTTTAGAGCAAGGAAACGAAAAAGGAGATCGAACAGGAACAGGAACCAAAAGTGTTTTTGGTTATCAAATGCGTTTTGATTTGAATGAAGGTTTCCCAATGGTCACCACGAAAAAATTACACTTAAAATCTATTATTTATGAGCTGCTATGGTTCTTAAAAGGTGATACAAATATCAATTACCTAACAGAAAATGGCGTTCGTATATGGAACGATTGGGCAGATGAAAATGGAGATCTCGGTCCAGTTTACGGACATCAATGGCGCAACTGGAATAATGACGACATTGATCAAATCAAAGATGTTATTGAACAACTAAAGAGCAATCCTAATAGTCGTCGTATGATGGTTTCTGCTTGGAACCCTTCGGTTTTACCAGATACCTCAAAATCTTTTAGCGAAAATGTAGCTAATGGAAAAGCTGCGTTACCACCTTGTCATGCCTTTTTTCAATTTTATGTAGCTGACGGGAAATTATCTTGTCAATTATATCAACGAAGTGCAGATATCTTTTTAGGAGTTCCTTTCAATATTGCCTCTTATGCTCTATTCACTATGATGATGGCTCAAGTTTGTGGTTATCAGGCTGGTGAATTTATCCACACATTTGGAGACGCACATATTTATAGTAATCACTACGAACAATTAGAGTTACAACTATCTAGAGATATTAGACCATTGCCTAAAATGAAAATCAATCCTGAAGTAAAAGATATTTTCGATTTTAAGTTTGAAGATTTTACTTTAGAAGATTATAATCCGCATCCACATATTAAAGGCGCTGTTGCTGTTTAA
- a CDS encoding dihydrofolate reductase, which yields MFGKKKPTPQIDKEQLAQIKYAEKRIKQKKRVYIHFVIFLIGAVFLILANTVLGIGKDFTIAGLNWFVIAIIIWLALFIYHFIKVFITNSFMGKEWEDQQRNALVAKQRERIEKIKLELHQQETKMAKEEVYNENIDTSMPTQKKKTERTLIVAAGEQNAIGKNNDLIWHLSDDLKRFKTLTNGHHIIMGRKTFESFPKPLPNRTHIVITRQHNYQVPNGVIVVNNMEDALDAGRSDSQPFIIGGGEIYRQSMIFADKIELTRVHHKFPEADTFFPEIDLNLWKETHSKFHPKDDKHAYSFTFLTYERK from the coding sequence ATGTTCGGAAAAAAGAAACCCACACCACAAATAGACAAAGAGCAATTGGCACAGATCAAATATGCCGAAAAGCGCATCAAACAAAAAAAACGCGTGTACATACATTTCGTTATTTTTTTGATTGGAGCTGTTTTTTTGATTTTAGCGAATACTGTTTTGGGCATTGGCAAGGATTTTACCATTGCTGGTCTTAACTGGTTTGTGATCGCCATTATTATCTGGCTTGCTCTGTTTATTTATCATTTTATAAAAGTGTTTATTACAAACTCATTTATGGGTAAAGAATGGGAAGACCAGCAAAGAAATGCTTTGGTTGCCAAACAACGAGAGCGCATTGAGAAGATTAAATTAGAACTTCACCAGCAAGAAACCAAAATGGCTAAGGAGGAGGTTTATAATGAAAATATAGATACCTCAATGCCCACTCAAAAAAAAAAGACTGAGCGCACCTTAATCGTCGCTGCTGGTGAGCAAAATGCGATAGGTAAGAATAATGATTTGATTTGGCATTTGAGTGATGACCTCAAACGTTTTAAAACACTAACGAATGGACATCATATCATTATGGGACGCAAAACGTTTGAGAGTTTCCCTAAACCATTACCAAATCGCACGCATATTGTAATTACCAGACAACATAATTACCAAGTCCCAAATGGCGTTATCGTTGTAAATAATATGGAAGATGCCCTTGATGCTGGTCGCAGTGACTCCCAACCTTTTATTATTGGTGGAGGAGAAATCTACAGACAGTCTATGATTTTTGCTGATAAAATTGAACTTACTCGTGTACATCACAAATTCCCAGAAGCAGATACGTTTTTCCCAGAAATTGATTTAAATCTTTGGAAAGAAACCCACAGTAAATTTCATCCTAAAGATGATAAACATGCCTATTCTTTTACGTTTTTGACTTATGAGAGGAAATAA
- a CDS encoding isoamylase early set domain-containing protein, with product MAITKQFLKSKPICKVTFLVPAEEAKKVAVVGTFNEWNEKKAVQLKKLKNGTFKGTVDLEKDNSYEFRYLVDGTYINDEQADAYAWSDFAGAENGVLNV from the coding sequence ATGGCAATTACAAAACAATTTTTAAAAAGCAAGCCAATTTGCAAGGTAACATTTTTAGTACCAGCAGAAGAGGCTAAAAAAGTAGCAGTAGTAGGGACATTCAACGAATGGAACGAGAAAAAAGCTGTTCAACTTAAAAAATTAAAAAACGGTACTTTTAAAGGAACTGTAGATTTAGAAAAAGACAACTCTTATGAGTTTAGATATTTAGTTGATGGGACTTACATCAACGATGAACAGGCAGATGCTTACGCTTGGAGCGATTTTGCAGGTGCAGAAAATGGTGTTTTAAACGTATAA